A genomic region of Mustelus asterias unplaced genomic scaffold, sMusAst1.hap1.1 HAP1_SCAFFOLD_171, whole genome shotgun sequence contains the following coding sequences:
- the LOC144485198 gene encoding uncharacterized protein LOC144485198, with protein MEKPWKCADCGTGFNYPSELETHRRIHTGERPFTCCVCGKGFTQSSSLYTHQHVHTGERPFTCLQCGKGFNALSNLRTHHQVHSDQRPFKCCECEKSFKSRKDLLIHQRTHTGERPFICNMCGKGFTQSSHLLTHQSVHTDQRPFKCSDCEKNFKSKKDLLIHQRTHTGERPFICSVCGKGFTCSSQLLKHRFVHTDQRPINCPECDKTFKSKKDLLKHQHTHTGERPFTCSLCEKGFTRLAHLLRHHRVHTGERPFTCPVCCQEFIDTSDLLIHRRVHTGERPYTCLLCGKRFTQSSHLTTHQLVHTDQRPFECSDCEKRFKSKQNLLKHRRVHTGERPFNCSMCGKGFAQSNNLLKHQQVHRRQQGLDSAVIAAVNHTQD; from the coding sequence atggagaaaccgtggaaatgtgcggactgtgggacgggattcaattacccgtctgaattggaaacccatcgacgtattcacactggggagagaccattcacctgctgtgtgtgtgggaagggattcactcagtcatccagcctgtacACACACCAGCATGTCCATactggtgagaggccattcacctgtcttcaatgtgggaagggatttaatgctTTATCAAACCTCCGGACTCACCACCAGGTTCACTCTGatcagagaccgtttaaatgttgtgagtgtgagaagagctttaaaagcagaaaGGATTTGTTgattcaccaacgcactcacactggggagaggccattcatctgcaacatgtgtggtaagggattcacccagtcatcccacctcctgacacaccaaagtgttcacactgatcagagaccatttaaatgttctgattgtgagaagaactttaaaagtaaaaaggatttactgattcaccagcgcactcacactggggagaggccgttcatctgctccgtgtgtgggaagggattcacttgttcatcccagcTCCTGAAACATCGATTTGTTCACACAGATCAGAGACCTATCAATTGTCCTGAATgtgataaaacatttaaaagcaaaaaggatcttctgaaacaccagcacactcacactggggagaggccattcacctgctctctctgtgagaagggattcactcggttagctcaccttctgagacaccatcgagttcacactggggagaggccgttcacctgccctgtgtgttgtCAGGAATTCATTGATACATCTGATCTTCTgatacaccggcgagttcacactggggagagaccgtacaCTTGCCTCCTGTGCggcaagagattcactcagtcatcccacctgactacacaccaacttgttcacactgatcagagaccttttgaatgttctgattgtgagaagagatttaaaagtaaacagaatctgctgaaacaccggcgagttcacactggggaaaggccgttcaactgctccatgtgtgggaagggattcgctcagtcaaacaacctgctgaaacaccagcaagttcacaggcgacagcaggggttggattctgctgttattgctgctgttaatcacacccaggactga